The Planctomycetota bacterium genome segment CACCCGAGGAGACCGACGCGGCTGTCGCGCACTACCGAAAGCTCGGCATCGCCTCGATCCTGACCAGCACGACGTCGAACGAGGGTCTCGACGAGATGCGGACCGCGCTCGACGGCAAAACCAGCGTGCTGGCCGGCCACAGCGGCGTAGGCAAGAGCTCACTCGCGTCCGTGCTCGACCCGCGGCTCGACCTCCGCGTCGGCGAAACCAGCGAGATGCACTCCAAGGGCAAACACACCACGACCAGCGCTCGCAGCTATCCACTCAGCCTGCCGGGCGGAGGTCGCGTGATTGATACGCCGGGCATCAAGGTCTTCGCACCCGTCGGCGTTGCCCCGGAGGACGTCATCGACTTCTTCCCCGACGTCGCCGACGAGACGGCCCCCGCGTGGCGCGTCGAGAGCTACCAGCGGCTCCGGGCGAGCCTTGACGACTGAATCCGCTGGAGCCCGCCTACGCTCCCCGCCCCGCGACCACCGACGCGTCGCGGGTACCACCACGAACCTGCTGCATGGCCCGAGACGACGATACTTTGGAGATGGAGGCGACGGTCGTTCAGGCCTTGCCCAACGCGATGTTCAAGCTCCGCCTCGACGACCCAGGCGGCGGCGGTGGCTCGCACGAGATCCTTGGCTTCGTCAGCGGCAAAATGCGCAAGCACTTCATCCGCATTCTGCCCGGCGACAAGGTCAAAGTGCAGATGTCGCCCTACGACACGACCAAGGGCCGGATCGTCTACCGGCAGCGGTAAGTGCCACGTCCGTCATCCTGAGCGAGCGCAGCGAGTCGAAGGACCTCGTCTGGTTCTGCATGGATGCGGAGAAGCAGGCGAGGTCCCTCGACTGCGCTCGGGATGACGGACCCGGCTCATGCGGCTCGCAGTGATTGACTGGCTGAGTTGGCCTGATCGTCGCGCTTCTCGCGCACCTCGATCGGCTTCAGGTCGAACTTCGGGTTCTGGCCCATGAACCGTGCCGGGTTGTTGTGGAAGATCTCGGTGAGCAGCTGCTCGCTCCATCCGCGGCGACGGCACTCCAGAATGCAGGCCTGCAGCGTGAACGGGTCGGATGGGCCCCAATCGGCCGAGCTGTTGACGAGCATCCGTTCGTGGCCGTGCATCTCGATGACGTCGGCGGCGCGTTCGCCGGTCATCTTGGTCAGCGGGGAGAGCGTCATGCCGGCCCAGTACCCCTTGTCGAGCACCGGTCGAACCGTGTGTTCCTCGACGTGGTCGACCCAGACCCGCGCCGGATCAAGGCCGGCGCGGACGAAGTTGTCGAGGACTTCGAGGACCTTCGTCGTGCCGTGGAGCTTGTCGTCGAGGTGCGGCGTGTGGATCAGGACGAGCTGGTCGTGGTCGAGGGCGAGCTGGAAGTGCCATTCCAGGCTCTGGATCTCGTTCCGGGTCGACTCGTGCAGGCCGGTCTCGCCGATGCCGAGGACCGTCGGCTTCTCGAAGAAGGCCGGCATCTCGTCGAGGACGCGACGCGTCAGGCCGGGGTTCTCCGCCTCTTTCGGATTCACCGCCAGCCAGCAGTAGTGCTTGATGCCGTAGTCGGCCGCGCGGGTGGGCTCGAACTCGCTGATTTGCTTGAAGTAGTCGAGGAACGTCTCGGGATAGTCCCGATCGAACCCGGCCCAGAACGCGGGCTCCGCGACGGCGACGACGCCGCTCATGGCCATCCGCTCATAGTCCTGGGCGGTGCGGGCGATCGCGTGGTAGTGCGGTTGGATGACGTACATCAGGCGGCCTCCTTGGGCGTCTCGGAGTAAACGCGAGCGATCTTCTCCGCCCGACCAGGACCCTCACTCGCAAGGACTTGGAGACTGGTACGCACCCGATCCAACGCCGGATCGCCCGCCGAGCCACCGCCTCGGTCGTAGCGATCGAGGATGGCGGCGATCTCCAAAAGCTTGCACCGGACCTCGAGCGCGTACGCGTCGAGCACCTTCGCAGCCGGCATGGGACGTGGACCTTCCATGCTGCAGTCTATCGGCCGAATCGCCTGCTCCGGCTGCTACGGCGTGCGACTCACCGCTGCCAGCCCATACTCCGGGCGTGCGGCGAGTAGACCGCCGCCTTCTCGTAGGCCCGTTTGTTCGCGTCACTGGCCTGCCAGACGAATGGCTTGTAGCTGGACGACGACGTGCTCGACGGAGACCTGTACTGCCATCCGGAGTACGACGTCGCCCTCGGTGCTGGTGCTGGCGCTGCCGCGAGGGCGTCTTCCTGCCGGTACTGCCGGTCGAGCGAAGCCCTCCGCGAGCGGAGACGCCGGAGGCTATCGGCGTTGCCCGTGCTGTTGATCGCAAAATCCATGACTCTCAACGTCGGGCGAGGCGATCGGAGTGCGTAATCGACCAGTGTCGGACCGCCGAGTCGAAGCGCGATCTGGCCGGCGCGATTCCAATCGCCGCTGCCGGACGCAAAGCTGTACGTGGCCAGGTCCGATTGCCGAATCTGTGCCGCCCTGAGAGCAGCTTTCCTGGCTTTTTCGGCCTCAATTGCTTTCCAGGCCGACACCACCGCCTCGACGCTGCGCGTTCGCCTCGTGACGATCTCTTCGAGCGACTTGCCGGTCATCTTCGGCCTTGGCCGCTGACCGTCGTGTCCGATCGTCACGTCCAAGTCGAAGACTTCCCACTGCCAGCCGACGTTCACACACAGCAACGTCTCAAACTCCGGCCGAGCCGGGTTGCCTTGTCGGACCTTGGGAAACCGGACAAGCTCCGCCTTGAACAGACCCGTGTCCTGCACTTCCGGCTCGAAACGCACGTTGTGTAGGGCCCAAAAACCGTTGAACTCTGTCGCAAGCCCGTCGTAACCTCGTTCGAACGCTGCGTACTCGTTGCGACTGGCCAGCCAGCGGTGAACGACGCGGGTGCCGTCTGGTTCACGACGATGTCCGGCGCCGGGACCTAGCTGCGGGTTTTCACGCAAATTGATCGGCCGATACCCGATGATTCCAGCCGGCGGAGCGAAGTAGCCGCTTCTGGTCATCGGGACCCAGAGGTCTTCTTCCTCGACCGTGCCCGGTGCCCGCAT includes the following:
- a CDS encoding TatD family hydrolase, with translation MYVIQPHYHAIARTAQDYERMAMSGVVAVAEPAFWAGFDRDYPETFLDYFKQISEFEPTRAADYGIKHYCWLAVNPKEAENPGLTRRVLDEMPAFFEKPTVLGIGETGLHESTRNEIQSLEWHFQLALDHDQLVLIHTPHLDDKLHGTTKVLEVLDNFVRAGLDPARVWVDHVEEHTVRPVLDKGYWAGMTLSPLTKMTGERAADVIEMHGHERMLVNSSADWGPSDPFTLQACILECRRRGWSEQLLTEIFHNNPARFMGQNPKFDLKPIEVREKRDDQANSASQSLRAA
- the infA gene encoding translation initiation factor IF-1; its protein translation is MARDDDTLEMEATVVQALPNAMFKLRLDDPGGGGGSHEILGFVSGKMRKHFIRILPGDKVKVQMSPYDTTKGRIVYRQR